One Epidermidibacterium keratini DNA segment encodes these proteins:
- a CDS encoding PAC2 family protein yields MIDDDFEADLTSPVLIAAFSGWNDAARAASGVVEHLELSWDARPLASMDPQDYYDFQVNRPTVSLIDGVIRRMEWPTTHVSVCRPPRSDRDVLFVRGPEPNFHWAAYCEDLLDVARQTGVEKVVLLGAMHMQTHYRSRVPVTGSAYDGPSATRFGAEHTRYEGPAGITAVLHDACVRAGLPAVSFWAGVPYYLPWDAWVPATLALLHRVEDVLDMPIPVGTLPEQADDARSRAQAAIEADPELSAHLEQIVEQPEDPLADASGDDLAEEFERYLRRRSDEADD; encoded by the coding sequence ACGACGATTTTGAGGCCGACCTCACCTCACCGGTGCTTATTGCCGCGTTTTCTGGATGGAACGACGCTGCGCGCGCCGCGTCCGGCGTCGTCGAGCATCTGGAGCTGAGCTGGGATGCCCGCCCGCTGGCCTCGATGGATCCGCAGGATTACTACGACTTCCAAGTCAACCGTCCGACGGTCTCGCTCATCGACGGCGTGATTCGCCGCATGGAGTGGCCGACCACGCACGTGTCGGTGTGCCGGCCGCCGCGTTCAGATCGCGACGTGCTCTTCGTGCGCGGACCCGAGCCCAACTTCCACTGGGCGGCGTACTGCGAGGACCTCCTAGACGTGGCCCGCCAGACCGGGGTCGAGAAGGTCGTGCTGCTCGGCGCCATGCACATGCAGACCCACTACCGCAGCCGCGTGCCGGTCACCGGATCGGCGTACGACGGCCCGTCGGCGACCCGGTTTGGTGCCGAGCACACCCGATACGAGGGGCCCGCCGGCATCACCGCGGTGCTCCACGACGCGTGCGTGCGGGCTGGACTGCCTGCCGTGTCGTTTTGGGCCGGCGTGCCCTACTACCTACCGTGGGACGCGTGGGTTCCGGCGACGTTAGCGCTGCTGCATCGGGTCGAGGACGTGCTCGACATGCCGATTCCGGTCGGCACCCTGCCCGAGCAGGCCGATGACGCGCGGTCGCGCGCGCAGGCTGCCATCGAGGCAGATCCCGAGCTCAGTGCCCACCTGGAGCAGATTGTCGAGCAGCCCGAAGACCCGCTCGCCGACGCCAGCGGAGATGACCTCGCCGAGGAGTTCGAGCGCTACCTGCGCCGCCGCTCCGACGAAGCTGACGACTGA
- a CDS encoding GAP family protein, with protein MVADFFGHLLPLALIGAVSPVMLLNAFRVTGSGGARAGARFAAGAALVLVVIGVAAMGIMGAAASQELTRALASRVVDVVLALLVIGYGIWQLRDRRQAEHTAREAQTPATTKGGGFGAGVIGMLTNFTTLPLFLSAAQHLGAQSEPFALKLPILAVLIVVVATPSWLPFALSVLKRGRTVRIKASTERKVQSVTGAVSIGACLIGGALILVHVALGGHAG; from the coding sequence ATGGTCGCTGACTTCTTCGGACATCTCCTGCCTCTCGCGCTGATCGGCGCCGTGAGCCCGGTGATGCTGCTCAACGCCTTCCGCGTCACCGGTAGCGGCGGCGCGCGTGCCGGCGCTCGGTTTGCCGCAGGCGCGGCCCTCGTGCTCGTGGTCATCGGCGTCGCGGCGATGGGCATCATGGGCGCCGCCGCGTCGCAGGAGCTCACGCGGGCGCTGGCCTCGCGTGTCGTCGACGTCGTTCTCGCCCTGCTGGTGATCGGCTACGGGATCTGGCAGCTGCGTGACCGCCGCCAGGCCGAGCACACGGCTCGGGAGGCGCAGACCCCCGCGACGACGAAGGGCGGCGGGTTTGGCGCGGGTGTCATCGGGATGCTCACCAACTTCACGACGCTGCCGCTGTTCTTGTCTGCCGCCCAGCATCTCGGTGCTCAGAGCGAGCCGTTTGCCCTGAAGCTGCCGATTCTCGCCGTCCTCATCGTCGTCGTCGCGACGCCGAGCTGGCTGCCGTTCGCGCTGAGCGTGCTAAAACGCGGCCGCACGGTGCGCATCAAGGCCTCGACCGAGCGCAAGGTGCAGTCGGTGACCGGCGCGGTATCGATCGGCGCCTGCCTCATCGGCGGCGCACTCATCCTCGTGCACGTCGCCTTGGGCGGTCACGCCGGATAA